The DNA sequence TTCCGCCGGCTCCCCCGCGACTTCGGCGGCCGTCAGGTGGTCGGCGTCGGCTTCGACCGTGACACGCTCATCGAGGCCGGGATCGAGCAGGCCGAGGCGTTCGCCGCCGTCTCCAGCGGCGACAACTCCAACATCATCTCGGCGCGCGTCGCCCGGGAGACCTTCGGCATCGACAACGTCGTCGCGCGGATCTACGACCCGCGCCGCGCCGAGGTCTACACCCGCCTCGGCATCCCCACGGTGGCGACCGTGCGGTGGACCGCCGACGAGATGATGCGCCGCCTGCTGCCGGACGGCGCGCACAGTCTGTGGAGCGACCCGACCGGGCACCTCCTCCTCGTCGAGGTCGACTACGACATCGGCTGGGTCGGGCGATCGGTGCGTGACATCGGGCTCGCGACCGAAAGCGCCCGGGTCGCGTTCCTGACCCGCTACGGCGAGGCCTTCGTCCCCCGCGGCGAGACGGCGTTGCAGGACGGTGACCAGTTGCACATGTTCGTCACCCGCGGCGACATCCAACGGGTCGAGCAGTTCCTCGCGGCCCCACCGGCGGAGCAGTCATGAAAGTGTGTGTCGCCGGTGCCGGCAACGTCGGCCGGTCGATCGCCCGGGAGCTGATCGGCAACGGCCACGACGTGACGTTGATCGAGCGGGAGCCGAAGGCGTTCAAGACCGACTCCGTGCCGGGCGCCGCGTGGCTGCTCGCCGACGCCTGCGAGCTGAGCTCGCTGGAACAGGCCGAGCTGCAGGACTGCAACGTCGTCATCGCCGCGACCGGGGACGACAAGGTGAATCTCGTGCTCTCGCTGCTCGCCAAGACCGAGTACGGCGTGCCGCGGGTCGTGGCCCGCGTCAACCACCCGAAGAACGAGTGGTTGTTCAACGAGGCGTGGGGTGTCGACGTGGCGGTCTCGACGCCCCGGCTGCTGTCGGCGCTGGTCGAGGAGGCCGTGACCGTCGGGGACCTGGTGCGGCTGCTCTCCTTCCGCGAGGGCGAGGCCAACCTGGTCGAGGTGACGTTGCCTGCGGACACCCCGCACGCCGGTACCCGGGTCGGTTCGGTCGCCTGGCCGCCGGACGTCACCCTCGTCGCGATCCTGCGCGACACCCACGTACTCACGCCGACCGCCGACGACCCGATGGAGGCCGGAGACGAGCTGCTGTTCGTGAGCGCCCCGGATCAGGAAGAGGCGCTGCATGCGCTGCTAGCCGGCGGCAGCAACCAGTTCGTACCGCGGGTTGAAGATGACCCGGCGTCCGCCGGTGGTGGTGATCCGGCCGCTGGCGGCTAGCCGACGTCCGGGCGTGATCCCCGCGATCTCGCGCCGGCCCAGCCAGGTCAGCGTCACGGTGCCGCTGCCGTCGTAGAGCTCGACCTCGAGTGTCGGCGTACCGGCCCGCGGCCGCAGCGTCAGCGACCGAACTGTGCCCATCACCGTGACCTGGTTGCGGTTCTGGCACTGCTTGAGCGCGGTGGCGCCGCGGGAGGCGCATTCCCGCTGCAGGTCGTGCGCTTCGAGTACGTCGTCCTCGCTCGCCAGGCGGCTGACCGCCTTGCGGAGCCGACCCGGCTCGCTCATTGCGTCTCCGTGATCTCGGGGCCGCGTTCGGTCAGTTCCAGCACGCGGTCCTCCGGGTTGGATTCAGCCATCTGTTCGAGGGCTTCTCTCGGCAGGTGCAGCGCGAGCGGGTCGCGCGGCGCCATGGCATCGCTGCCACGGACGACAACGATGCCACGGAACGCCTCCTCGAGCCGGCGCGCCTGCAGCGTGTCGGTGGCCGCCGGGCCGGTCATCAGCCCTCTGAGGAACCAGCGTGGTCCGTCCACACCTATGAAACGCGCGGCCGGCATCCCGCCATTTCCGTCCGGGATGCGCGCTCGCAGCTCCGGACCGAAGGGGCCGGTCTGCTCCTCGGCGGCGCCGCCCGAGGTGCGCAGCGACTCCGCGATCTCCTGGCGTACGTCCGCCCACAGGCCGCTGCT is a window from the Mycobacteriales bacterium genome containing:
- a CDS encoding OB-fold nucleic acid binding domain-containing protein, whose translation is MSEPGRLRKAVSRLASEDDVLEAHDLQRECASRGATALKQCQNRNQVTVMGTVRSLTLRPRAGTPTLEVELYDGSGTVTLTWLGRREIAGITPGRRLAASGRITTTGGRRVIFNPRYELVAAAG
- a CDS encoding TrkA family potassium uptake protein, coding for MHVVIMGCGRVGATIATGLEARGHSVAVVDQDATAFRRLPRDFGGRQVVGVGFDRDTLIEAGIEQAEAFAAVSSGDNSNIISARVARETFGIDNVVARIYDPRRAEVYTRLGIPTVATVRWTADEMMRRLLPDGAHSLWSDPTGHLLLVEVDYDIGWVGRSVRDIGLATESARVAFLTRYGEAFVPRGETALQDGDQLHMFVTRGDIQRVEQFLAAPPAEQS
- a CDS encoding TrkA family potassium uptake protein, yielding MKVCVAGAGNVGRSIARELIGNGHDVTLIEREPKAFKTDSVPGAAWLLADACELSSLEQAELQDCNVVIAATGDDKVNLVLSLLAKTEYGVPRVVARVNHPKNEWLFNEAWGVDVAVSTPRLLSALVEEAVTVGDLVRLLSFREGEANLVEVTLPADTPHAGTRVGSVAWPPDVTLVAILRDTHVLTPTADDPMEAGDELLFVSAPDQEEALHALLAGGSNQFVPRVEDDPASAGGGDPAAGG
- a CDS encoding DUF3710 domain-containing protein, with translation MFRRRRADETDEFDDDELDGLDDEDDSAGYDDDVAEPDPETAVRSATVVPGPTTGPWDEKDVPREDTTARIDLGGLTVPFVSGVDVRVEVMDNVVVAAALADGASQLVVNAFAAPKSSGLWADVRQEIAESLRTSGGAAEEQTGPFGPELRARIPDGNGGMPAARFIGVDGPRWFLRGLMTGPAATDTLQARRLEEAFRGIVVVRGSDAMAPRDPLALHLPREALEQMAESNPEDRVLELTERGPEITETQ